A part of Entelurus aequoreus isolate RoL-2023_Sb linkage group LG03, RoL_Eaeq_v1.1, whole genome shotgun sequence genomic DNA contains:
- the kxd1 gene encoding kxDL motif-containing protein 1, translating into MEEPTASGVFCSRMLSMVNSEDVNAIIQAQRHMLDRFEKTNEMLINFNGLSNVRLQQMNERFLLHTRTLVEMKKDLDGVFRRIRTLKGKIGKQYPEAFSNVHKSPSSEDDDDDDDDLDPAPPSGATTVTTVTSGQSTDSCDTSPDVVSPAASRCSEELSQGASDTPTSDAHHTAGLQDEGPDSEPAEE; encoded by the exons ATGGAGGAGCCCACAGCTTCCGGTGTGTTCTGCAGCAGGATGCTGAGCATGGTGAACTCCGAGGACGTCAACGCCATCATCCAGGCTCAGAGACACAT GCTCGACCGCTTTGAGAAAACCAACGAAATGCTCATCAACTTCAACGGGCTGTCCAACGTGCGGCTGCAGCAAATGAACGAGCGCTTCCTGCTGCACACCCGGACGCTCGTGGAGATGAAGAAAGATCTGGACGGCGTCTTCCGAAGGATCAG GACGCTAAAAGGCAAGATTGGCAAGCAGTATCCTGAAGCTTTTAGTA ACGTCCACAAGTCGCCCAGCTCGgaggacgacgacgacgacgacgatgacTTGGACCCGGCGCCCCCGAGCGGCGCCACCACCGTCACGACAGTTACCTCGGGTCAGAGCACAGACTCCTGCGACACCAGCCCGGACGTGGTCTCGCCCGCCGCCAGCAGGTGTTCCGAAGAGCTGTCTCAGGGAGCGTCCGACACGCCCACCTCTGACGCCCACCACACGGCCGGCCTCCAGGACGAGGGTCCCGACTCTGAGCCCGCTGAGGAGTAA